The following proteins come from a genomic window of Halomarina ordinaria:
- a CDS encoding PaaI family thioesterase: MSLVDVFFGSIPFAEHLGIELETVGEGRAVGRVELREHHSSNPEAMVAHGGVAYALADTIAGAAVVDLTGAVTPTIDMRIDYLAPATGECLRAEAAVVRTGGSVATVDVTVTDGADTRIAEARGVYKTGDVTGETPWTAGVEASADDSNVE, translated from the coding sequence ATGAGTCTCGTCGACGTCTTCTTCGGCTCCATCCCGTTCGCCGAGCACCTCGGTATCGAACTCGAGACGGTGGGCGAGGGGCGCGCCGTCGGTCGCGTCGAACTGCGCGAGCACCACTCCTCGAACCCCGAAGCGATGGTCGCCCACGGTGGGGTGGCCTACGCGCTCGCCGACACCATCGCGGGCGCCGCCGTCGTCGACCTCACGGGCGCCGTGACGCCGACCATCGACATGCGCATCGACTACCTCGCGCCCGCGACGGGCGAGTGCCTGCGCGCGGAGGCCGCCGTCGTCCGGACCGGTGGCAGCGTCGCCACCGTCGACGTGACCGTCACCGACGGGGCGGACACCCGCATCGCGGAGGCCCGCGGCGTCTACAAGACGGGCGACGTCACCGGTGAGACGCCGTGGACGGCGGGCGTCGAGGCGAGCGCGGACGACTCAAACGTCGAGTAG
- a CDS encoding DUF5787 family protein — protein sequence MREFAFEMTLCARLEGEGRLVSRQLGAGTRGRRVLDTVVVRPGPEFAARTRITPERIPDAAIDADVGTGRARYWKDCFDAHPDRARGVVERACEVGFFERERRSGRTYVRQTVRYPDWFAGLVGIENKPDLGRPGDLETQLRKDVSLAVVDEIVLATESHVTRAHLNRIPEAVGVWRVDGATGAYEVVREPTPLPVRGAGVEVVEERTAETRIRVVGASEKARLRRRIAERAYGKGWRVPFPACPHVEERAVAGVGGIPFCTREERIVGPSDPCACAGAETGDDEVPAVDVDTDARRDEHSPWVREPAGARREQAGLDRFL from the coding sequence GTGCGCGAGTTCGCCTTCGAGATGACGCTGTGCGCCCGGCTGGAGGGAGAGGGACGACTCGTGAGCCGACAGCTCGGTGCCGGGACGCGCGGGCGGCGCGTCCTCGACACCGTCGTCGTGCGGCCGGGACCGGAGTTCGCCGCACGCACGCGCATCACACCGGAGCGCATCCCCGACGCGGCCATCGACGCCGACGTGGGGACGGGCCGCGCGCGCTACTGGAAGGACTGTTTCGACGCACACCCCGACCGCGCCCGGGGCGTCGTCGAGCGCGCCTGCGAGGTCGGCTTCTTCGAGCGCGAACGTCGCTCGGGGCGCACCTACGTCAGACAGACCGTGCGCTATCCCGACTGGTTCGCCGGTCTCGTCGGCATCGAGAACAAACCGGACCTCGGCCGACCGGGGGACCTCGAAACCCAGCTCAGAAAGGACGTGAGCCTCGCCGTCGTCGACGAGATCGTCCTCGCCACGGAGTCGCACGTCACCCGCGCGCACCTCAACCGCATCCCCGAGGCCGTCGGCGTCTGGCGGGTCGACGGCGCGACGGGCGCCTACGAGGTGGTGCGCGAGCCGACGCCCCTCCCGGTCCGCGGGGCGGGCGTCGAGGTGGTCGAGGAACGCACCGCCGAGACGCGCATCCGCGTCGTCGGTGCGAGCGAGAAGGCACGGCTCCGCCGACGCATCGCCGAGCGCGCCTACGGGAAGGGCTGGCGGGTCCCCTTCCCCGCGTGCCCGCACGTCGAGGAGCGCGCGGTGGCGGGCGTCGGCGGGATTCCGTTCTGTACACGCGAGGAGCGCATCGTCGGCCCGTCGGACCCCTGCGCGTGCGCAGGAGCGGAGACGGGTGACGACGAGGTGCCCGCCGTCGACGTCGACACCGACGCCCGCCGCGACGAGCACTCGCCGTGGGTACGCGAGCCGGCGGGCGCACGCCGAGAACAGGCCGGACTGGACCGCTTCTTATAG
- a CDS encoding translation initiation factor IF-2 subunit gamma, with protein MTGNHRQPEVNIGLVGHVDHGKTTLVQALSGEWTDQHSEEMKRGISIRLGYADATFRRCPGMDAPEGYTVEETCPDGGESEVLRTVSFVDAPGHETLMATMLSGASMMDGAVLLVAANEPVPQAQTAEHLMALDIIGIENIVIAQNKVDLVDADRARENYREIQEFVEGTVAEGAPVVPISAQQEVNMDLLIGAIEEHIPTPERADGDDARMQVARSFDINRPGTTFDGLTGGVLGGSLTQGRLRVGDDLEIRPGRRVEDGGQAEYQPVSTSVRSLQAGGATVDEVTPGGLLGVGTGLDPSLTKGDSLAGQVAGPPGSLPPTWEQFTMDVELLDRLVGSEEDIDPVNTGEPLMLTVGTATTVGAVTSAREGECEVKLKRPVCAEPGAKIAINRRVGTRWRLIGIGTLTE; from the coding sequence ATGACAGGGAACCACCGTCAACCGGAGGTGAATATCGGACTCGTCGGCCACGTCGACCACGGAAAGACGACGCTGGTCCAGGCACTCAGTGGCGAGTGGACCGACCAGCACTCCGAGGAGATGAAGCGAGGTATCTCGATTCGTCTCGGATACGCCGACGCGACGTTCCGACGGTGCCCTGGCATGGACGCGCCGGAGGGGTACACCGTCGAGGAGACGTGTCCCGACGGCGGCGAGAGCGAGGTCCTCCGTACGGTCTCGTTCGTCGACGCCCCCGGCCACGAGACGCTGATGGCGACCATGCTCTCGGGTGCCTCGATGATGGACGGCGCCGTCCTCCTCGTCGCGGCCAACGAGCCGGTCCCGCAGGCACAGACCGCAGAACACCTGATGGCGCTCGACATCATCGGTATCGAGAACATCGTCATCGCGCAGAACAAGGTCGACCTCGTCGACGCCGACCGCGCCCGCGAGAACTACCGCGAGATACAGGAGTTCGTCGAGGGCACCGTCGCCGAGGGGGCGCCGGTCGTCCCCATCTCGGCCCAGCAGGAGGTCAACATGGACCTCCTCATCGGGGCCATCGAGGAGCACATCCCGACGCCCGAGCGCGCCGACGGCGACGACGCGCGGATGCAGGTCGCGCGCAGTTTCGACATCAACCGACCGGGGACCACGTTCGACGGCCTGACCGGCGGCGTCCTCGGCGGGAGCCTGACGCAGGGTCGCCTCCGCGTCGGCGACGACCTGGAGATACGTCCCGGGCGTCGCGTCGAGGACGGCGGTCAGGCCGAGTACCAGCCCGTGAGCACGTCCGTCCGGTCGCTACAGGCCGGCGGTGCGACCGTCGACGAGGTGACCCCCGGCGGACTCCTCGGCGTCGGCACGGGCCTCGACCCCTCGCTGACGAAGGGCGACTCGCTGGCCGGGCAGGTCGCCGGGCCGCCGGGGAGCCTCCCGCCGACGTGGGAGCAGTTCACCATGGACGTCGAACTGCTCGACCGCCTCGTCGGGAGCGAGGAGGACATCGACCCCGTGAACACGGGCGAACCGCTCATGCTCACGGTCGGGACGGCCACCACCGTCGGCGCGGTGACGAGCGCCCGCGAGGGCGAGTGTGAGGTGAAACTGAAGCGCCCCGTCTGCGCCGAACCGGGGGCGAAGATCGCCATCAACCGGCGGGTCGGCACCCGCTGGCGGCTCATCGGTATCGGGACGCTCACCGAATGA
- a CDS encoding ATP-binding protein: MTGPALDIVEFILTARVYSEDQTLDPGDLPPPYRRAFWSADAPPDESTGRPAPGGIERPLSITATTISEATGYAHPWDAISALMFTSKEDFSGTIEFTDRGMAEKWYRERTTAERLLDNPTLARHFEADFEGVDYETARARNRPLHADRVWIDSLLEQMFDEDDEEMLDLVEVRAPEEVEMTLDDLVLTADQEAEIQKIVKAIEHRDYLASIGLREIGKLLFVGPPGTGKTTSARALAHDLDLPFVEVKLSMITSQYLGETAKNVDKAFEVAKRLAPCIFFMDEFDFVAKTRSSDEHAAIKRAVNTLLKSIDEISLIQDEVLLIGATNHPDQLDAAAWRRFDEIVNFPKPDHGMRADILRVITRRMDIDDFDPSALAGLTQGLTGSDLRLVLREAVLNALTEERTTLTQADLEAAVTDFEERDNLKNMDMMSDDPDSLIAGNGHDAHDHSHDHDHADHDNEGDQAHPTDGA; the protein is encoded by the coding sequence ATGACCGGCCCGGCGCTCGACATCGTCGAATTCATCCTCACCGCCCGCGTCTACTCCGAGGACCAGACGCTCGACCCCGGTGACCTCCCCCCGCCGTACCGACGGGCCTTCTGGAGTGCCGACGCGCCCCCCGACGAATCGACGGGGCGACCCGCACCCGGCGGCATCGAACGGCCCCTCTCGATCACCGCGACCACCATCTCCGAGGCGACCGGCTACGCCCACCCGTGGGACGCCATCTCCGCGCTGATGTTCACCAGCAAGGAGGACTTCTCCGGTACCATCGAGTTCACCGACCGCGGGATGGCCGAGAAGTGGTATCGCGAGCGAACCACCGCCGAGCGCCTGCTCGACAACCCGACGCTCGCGCGTCACTTCGAGGCGGACTTCGAGGGCGTGGACTACGAGACGGCGCGCGCGCGCAACCGCCCGCTGCACGCCGACCGCGTCTGGATAGACAGCCTCCTCGAACAGATGTTCGACGAGGACGACGAGGAGATGCTCGACCTCGTGGAGGTGCGCGCACCCGAGGAGGTCGAGATGACGCTCGACGACCTCGTGCTCACCGCCGACCAGGAGGCCGAGATACAGAAGATCGTCAAGGCCATCGAGCACCGCGACTACCTCGCCAGCATCGGCCTCCGCGAGATCGGGAAGCTCCTGTTCGTCGGTCCGCCGGGGACGGGCAAGACGACGAGCGCCCGCGCGCTCGCGCACGACCTCGACCTCCCGTTCGTCGAGGTGAAGCTCTCGATGATCACCAGCCAGTACCTCGGCGAGACGGCGAAGAACGTCGACAAGGCCTTCGAGGTGGCCAAACGGCTCGCACCGTGTATCTTCTTCATGGACGAGTTCGACTTCGTCGCGAAGACGCGTTCGTCCGACGAGCACGCGGCCATCAAGCGCGCCGTCAACACCCTCCTCAAGAGTATCGACGAGATATCGCTCATCCAGGACGAGGTGTTGCTCATCGGCGCGACGAACCACCCCGACCAGCTGGACGCGGCGGCCTGGCGGCGCTTCGACGAGATCGTCAACTTCCCCAAACCGGACCACGGCATGCGCGCCGACATCCTCCGGGTCATCACCCGCCGGATGGACATCGACGACTTCGACCCGTCGGCGCTCGCCGGCCTGACCCAGGGCCTCACCGGTAGCGACCTGCGCCTCGTCCTCCGAGAGGCGGTCCTCAACGCGCTCACCGAGGAGCGCACCACGCTCACCCAGGCCGACCTGGAGGCCGCCGTCACGGACTTCGAGGAGCGAGATAACCTGAAGAACATGGACATGATGAGCGACGACCCCGACTCGCTCATCGCGGGGAACGGGCACGACGCCCACGACCACTCGCACGACCACGACCACGCGGACCACGACAACGAGGGCGACCAGGCCCACCCCACCGACGGGGCCTGA
- a CDS encoding cation:proton antiporter domain-containing protein encodes MAGELILVVAVIVAVGVVAQILGDRFRIPSIIFLIAAGIVLGPEGLGYVTRDTFGGALPSIVGLSVAVIVFEGAFHLSAQKLREAPRETIRLVTVGAAIALVGTAVTVRYALDAPWDISFLVGALLVATGPTVVTPILEVVPTRDSVEAALETEGIVNDVTAAILAIVVFEATVLSHETGAIIVEEFVVRLGVGALVGVAVAAALWVGVRYVDLSPGSAPQNARLLVLAGALVAYGVADAFRGEAGLAAVAVAGVLLGNLDLPYEEEISAFKGDVTLLVLSFVFIALTALLRFEDVLSLGLGGLVVVAAVVLVIRPALVLLSTVGDRFTRNERLFMSFVGPRGIIPASVATLFAVQLQESQPDAAALLVGTVFLVILSTVVLEGGFARYLAEYLDIIPMRVLIIGGGTVGRALADRLEDRGENVVIVENDDDAVERARNAGHTVHIGDGSDVDTLQSAGADNAKTVVAATGDDDVNLLVAQLANARFDIETVIARTNNPNNVAAFEDLGVQTISPTMATAQALDNLIERPALADWISGMGEDGDVQEIAVTADDLAGRRVADIAPDLPGGCLIALVSRDGDAQVPHGDFTLERGDRITLLGGHDAVREAMRVCHPDG; translated from the coding sequence GTGGCGGGCGAACTGATACTCGTCGTCGCGGTCATCGTCGCGGTCGGAGTGGTCGCCCAGATACTCGGCGACCGCTTTCGCATCCCGAGTATCATCTTCCTCATCGCCGCGGGCATCGTGCTCGGGCCGGAGGGACTCGGTTACGTCACCCGCGACACCTTCGGGGGGGCGCTCCCGTCCATCGTCGGCCTCTCGGTCGCCGTCATCGTCTTCGAGGGGGCGTTCCACCTCAGCGCCCAGAAGCTCCGGGAGGCGCCCCGCGAGACGATTCGGCTGGTCACCGTCGGCGCGGCCATCGCGCTCGTCGGCACGGCCGTCACGGTCCGGTACGCGCTCGACGCCCCCTGGGACATCTCGTTTCTCGTCGGCGCGCTGCTCGTCGCCACCGGCCCGACGGTGGTGACGCCCATCTTGGAGGTCGTCCCGACGCGCGACAGCGTCGAGGCCGCCCTGGAGACGGAGGGCATCGTCAACGACGTGACGGCCGCCATCCTCGCCATCGTCGTCTTCGAGGCAACCGTCCTCTCCCACGAGACGGGCGCCATCATCGTCGAGGAGTTCGTCGTCCGCCTCGGCGTGGGCGCCCTCGTCGGCGTCGCCGTCGCGGCCGCGCTGTGGGTCGGCGTCCGCTACGTCGACCTCTCGCCGGGGAGCGCCCCGCAGAACGCCCGCCTGCTCGTCCTCGCCGGCGCGCTCGTCGCCTACGGCGTCGCGGACGCGTTCCGCGGCGAGGCGGGCCTCGCCGCCGTCGCCGTCGCGGGCGTCCTCCTCGGCAACCTCGACCTCCCCTACGAGGAGGAGATATCGGCGTTCAAGGGCGACGTCACCCTGCTCGTGCTGTCGTTCGTGTTCATCGCGCTCACGGCGCTGTTGCGCTTCGAGGACGTCCTCTCGCTCGGCCTCGGCGGCCTGGTCGTCGTCGCGGCCGTCGTCCTCGTCATCCGCCCCGCGCTGGTCCTCCTCTCGACCGTGGGGGACCGCTTCACGCGCAACGAACGGCTGTTCATGAGCTTCGTCGGCCCGCGCGGCATCATCCCCGCGTCGGTCGCGACGCTGTTCGCCGTCCAGCTCCAGGAGAGCCAACCCGACGCCGCGGCGCTGCTGGTCGGGACCGTCTTCCTCGTCATCCTCTCGACGGTCGTCCTCGAGGGGGGCTTCGCCCGCTACCTCGCCGAATACCTCGACATCATCCCCATGCGTGTACTCATTATCGGAGGTGGGACGGTGGGCCGCGCGCTCGCCGACCGCCTCGAAGACCGCGGAGAGAACGTCGTCATCGTCGAGAACGACGACGACGCCGTCGAACGCGCTCGCAACGCCGGCCACACCGTCCACATCGGTGACGGCTCCGACGTGGACACGCTCCAGTCGGCCGGCGCCGACAACGCCAAGACGGTCGTCGCCGCCACCGGCGACGACGACGTGAACCTCCTCGTCGCACAGCTCGCGAACGCCCGCTTCGACATCGAGACCGTCATCGCCCGGACGAACAACCCCAACAACGTCGCCGCCTTCGAGGACCTCGGGGTGCAGACCATCTCCCCGACGATGGCGACGGCGCAGGCGCTCGACAACCTCATCGAGCGACCCGCGCTCGCCGACTGGATATCGGGGATGGGCGAGGACGGCGACGTCCAGGAGATAGCGGTGACCGCCGACGACCTCGCCGGTCGGCGCGTCGCCGATATCGCCCCGGACCTCCCCGGGGGCTGTCTCATCGCGCTGGTCAGCCGCGACGGCGACGCGCAGGTTCCCCACGGGGACTTCACGCTGGAGCGCGGCGACCGCATCACCCTCCTCGGGGGCCACGACGCCGTCCGCGAGGCGATGCGCGTCTGTCACCCCGACGGGTGA
- a CDS encoding PIN domain-containing protein, which yields MRVALDTSALMMPVECDVRVFDELDRLLTEYDCITPRPVLRELDKLAEGRGTEATAAAVGRDLAARCATVETEATYADDALVELAERGACDYVVTNDGPLRDRLSVGVIGIRGRNKLAIH from the coding sequence ATGAGGGTCGCCCTGGACACCAGCGCGCTGATGATGCCGGTCGAGTGTGACGTCCGCGTCTTCGACGAACTCGACCGCCTGCTGACGGAGTACGACTGCATCACGCCGCGCCCGGTGCTCCGGGAACTCGACAAACTCGCCGAGGGACGGGGGACGGAGGCGACCGCCGCCGCCGTCGGCCGCGACCTCGCGGCGCGGTGTGCGACGGTCGAGACGGAGGCGACGTACGCCGACGACGCGCTCGTCGAACTCGCCGAGCGCGGCGCGTGCGACTACGTGGTCACGAACGACGGCCCCCTGCGTGACCGCCTCTCGGTCGGGGTAATCGGTATAAGGGGGCGAAACAAACTCGCAATCCACTAA
- a CDS encoding MBL fold metallo-hydrolase: MGIGDLYEVEAAEDVYYVDTGMYDTAGYGVVYIVDAERPALVDTGLGTRYEDILDALSTVGIAPEDLAVIAPTHVHLDHAGGAGYLARECENADVYIHEIGAPHLADPSRLVEGTKRAVGDQWEFYADPLPVDEERLVALTDGDVVDLGDRELRTHHTPGHAPHQMVYELPDADLVFTADAAGIYVPPLSQVEPTSPPPNFDLERCLDDVDVIRDLDPETLCYAHFGPTATDDRLAEYESVLSEWIASVEAVRADLDDDEAVAAHFADETADRLADVWGERKAREEGKLNVRGALRYLDVREE; this comes from the coding sequence ATGGGCATCGGCGACCTGTACGAAGTGGAAGCGGCCGAGGACGTCTACTACGTCGACACCGGGATGTACGACACGGCGGGGTACGGCGTCGTCTACATCGTCGACGCCGAGCGACCCGCGCTCGTCGACACGGGCCTCGGGACGCGCTACGAGGACATCCTCGACGCGCTCTCGACGGTGGGCATCGCCCCCGAGGACTTGGCGGTCATCGCGCCGACGCACGTCCACCTCGACCACGCCGGCGGCGCGGGCTACCTGGCGCGCGAGTGCGAGAACGCCGACGTCTACATCCACGAGATCGGTGCCCCCCACCTCGCCGACCCCAGTCGGCTGGTGGAGGGGACGAAGCGCGCCGTCGGCGACCAGTGGGAGTTCTACGCCGACCCGCTCCCCGTCGACGAGGAGCGTCTCGTCGCGCTCACCGACGGCGACGTCGTCGACCTCGGCGACCGGGAACTGCGGACGCACCACACGCCGGGCCACGCCCCCCACCAGATGGTGTACGAACTCCCCGACGCCGACCTCGTGTTCACCGCCGACGCCGCCGGCATCTACGTCCCGCCGCTGTCGCAGGTCGAACCGACCAGTCCGCCGCCGAACTTCGACCTCGAACGGTGTCTCGACGACGTCGACGTGATTCGCGACCTCGACCCGGAGACGCTCTGTTACGCCCACTTCGGCCCGACCGCGACCGACGACCGCCTCGCGGAGTACGAGTCGGTCCTCTCCGAGTGGATAGCGAGCGTCGAGGCGGTCCGTGCCGACCTCGACGACGACGAGGCGGTCGCGGCACACTTCGCCGACGAGACTGCCGACCGCCTGGCGGACGTCTGGGGCGAGCGCAAGGCCCGCGAGGAGGGGAAGTTGAACGTCCGCGGTGCGCTCAGGTACCTCGACGTGCGCGAGGAGTGA
- a CDS encoding BtrH N-terminal domain-containing protein → MRVPDYEHGTGRHCGSTSLRNLSRFHGWGFDEPTCFGLASGLGFTYFDLPTPPHRAFFGRPPFLERAFLETLGIGYDRRAGEDWETAWAGIKAHLDAGRPVLVFADIYHLDYFGTDTHFSPHALLAVGYEETSEDVFVHLSDSEFPEEQRVPVDSLRRALSVSSEESYPTENRYLAVTDPEVRVPVGEAVRTATESTARYMLDPQSGAYDPGGFGVHGLTGVRAFAADLPTWTELPDPRWTTRFAYQNVERRGTGGGAFRGLQRDFFRSVDHPYGEAVTEEMAAIADDWTAVGATLRDASEADDAGLERGLRAASASVEACADREAALYRSLLDV, encoded by the coding sequence ATGCGCGTTCCCGACTACGAGCACGGAACGGGTCGCCACTGCGGGTCGACCTCGCTGCGCAACCTCTCGCGGTTCCACGGCTGGGGGTTCGACGAGCCGACGTGTTTCGGCCTCGCCTCGGGTCTCGGGTTCACCTACTTCGACCTCCCGACCCCACCCCACCGCGCGTTCTTCGGCCGACCGCCGTTCCTCGAACGCGCCTTCCTCGAGACGCTCGGCATCGGCTACGACCGCCGTGCCGGCGAGGACTGGGAGACGGCGTGGGCGGGTATCAAGGCACACCTCGACGCCGGCCGCCCCGTCCTCGTCTTCGCCGACATCTACCACCTCGACTACTTCGGGACGGACACCCACTTCTCGCCGCACGCCCTGCTCGCGGTGGGTTACGAGGAGACGAGCGAGGACGTGTTCGTCCACCTCTCCGACAGCGAGTTCCCCGAGGAACAGCGCGTCCCCGTCGACTCGCTGCGCCGTGCACTGTCCGTCTCATCGGAGGAGAGCTACCCGACCGAGAACCGGTACCTGGCGGTCACCGACCCCGAGGTCCGGGTCCCGGTCGGCGAGGCGGTCCGGACGGCCACCGAGTCGACGGCCCGGTACATGCTCGACCCGCAGTCGGGCGCGTACGACCCCGGCGGGTTCGGCGTCCACGGCCTGACGGGCGTGCGGGCGTTCGCCGCCGACCTGCCGACGTGGACCGAGTTGCCGGACCCGCGCTGGACGACGCGCTTCGCCTACCAGAACGTCGAGCGACGGGGCACCGGCGGCGGTGCGTTCCGCGGCCTCCAGCGCGACTTCTTCCGGTCGGTCGACCATCCGTACGGGGAGGCGGTCACCGAGGAGATGGCCGCCATCGCCGACGACTGGACGGCCGTCGGCGCGACCCTCCGGGACGCGAGCGAGGCCGACGACGCGGGACTCGAACGCGGCCTCCGCGCGGCGAGCGCGAGCGTCGAGGCGTGTGCCGACCGCGAGGCGGCCCTGTATCGGAGCCTACTCGACGTTTGA
- a CDS encoding MBL fold metallo-hydrolase yields the protein MRVTLLGTGDTTGTPTVGCSCDTCEAARERGVERSRFSVHVENERTGESLLVDASPDFRAQFLTHEPPLPDEVVVTHVHFDHLDGLGNAYRLLGDLPVHAADEVDPETGESVAGTVQRKFDYLDQLAVRPRSPFEPFSACGLELTLVPVDHPPLVCYGLAIEDPETGAKLSLSGDTSYGIPEASRAVLADPDLLLADAIVPARLCEYHPLGGKHEDDEGVPRTFGTKHMTTEGALALADDLRAAAVRLVHVSHFPTPEEAFCEHAAVDGDVYEL from the coding sequence ATGCGCGTCACGCTCCTCGGGACGGGCGACACGACGGGCACGCCGACGGTCGGCTGTTCGTGTGACACCTGCGAGGCCGCCCGCGAGCGTGGCGTCGAGCGCTCCCGCTTCTCGGTCCACGTCGAGAACGAGCGCACCGGGGAGTCGTTGCTCGTCGACGCGAGTCCCGACTTCCGCGCGCAGTTCCTCACCCACGAGCCGCCCCTCCCCGACGAGGTAGTGGTCACGCACGTCCACTTCGACCACCTCGACGGCCTCGGCAACGCCTACCGCCTGCTCGGTGACCTGCCCGTCCACGCCGCCGACGAGGTTGACCCCGAGACGGGCGAGAGCGTCGCCGGCACGGTGCAGCGCAAGTTCGACTACCTCGACCAGCTCGCCGTCCGCCCGCGGTCGCCGTTCGAACCGTTCAGCGCCTGCGGACTGGAGCTGACGCTCGTCCCCGTCGACCACCCGCCGCTGGTCTGTTACGGGCTCGCAATCGAGGACCCGGAGACGGGCGCGAAGCTCTCGCTGTCGGGCGACACGAGCTACGGCATCCCCGAGGCGTCGCGCGCGGTGCTGGCCGACCCCGACCTCCTGCTCGCCGACGCCATCGTCCCCGCGCGCCTCTGCGAGTACCACCCCCTCGGCGGGAAACACGAGGACGACGAGGGCGTCCCCCGGACGTTCGGTACGAAACACATGACCACGGAGGGGGCGCTCGCGCTCGCCGACGACCTGCGCGCCGCCGCGGTCAGGCTGGTCCACGTCTCTCACTTCCCGACGCCCGAGGAGGCCTTCTGCGAGCACGCCGCGGTCGACGGCGACGTGTACGAACTATAA
- a CDS encoding thiolase family protein, whose amino-acid sequence MADSTPVVVRAYRTAQGKEGGVFADVRSEDLSAPLIDEMLAETGLSGEDVDDLMWGCAQQRGEQGNNLARVIALLSDLGESVPATTINRWCASSAQALISASDAIRAGQRDVVIAGGVENMSRVKMGENTGNVHPRMNEYYNVAELSMGMTAEKVAEEYDVTREAQDEYALRSQQRAAEATESGRFSDEIIPIDNGEETVDRDEGIRADTSIEALQGLPTVFKADGTVTPGNASQISDGAAGLLVTSKAFAEDHGLDVMAEIGNNSVAGVDPTVMGIGPVPAVRSLLDRTGGSVEDYDLVELNEAFASQCLYCQRELGIDDEKYNVNGGAIALGHPLGASGARLPVTLLHEMQKRDASTGLATECVGFGQGAAIEFSR is encoded by the coding sequence ATGGCAGATTCGACACCCGTCGTCGTCCGAGCGTATCGAACCGCACAGGGGAAGGAAGGCGGCGTCTTCGCCGACGTCAGAAGCGAGGACCTCTCGGCACCGCTCATCGACGAGATGCTGGCCGAGACGGGTCTCTCCGGCGAGGACGTCGACGACCTGATGTGGGGCTGTGCCCAGCAGCGCGGCGAGCAGGGCAACAACCTCGCGCGGGTCATCGCGCTGCTCTCGGACCTCGGCGAGTCCGTCCCCGCGACGACCATCAACCGCTGGTGTGCCTCCTCCGCGCAGGCGCTCATCAGCGCCTCCGACGCCATCCGCGCCGGCCAGCGCGACGTCGTCATCGCCGGCGGCGTCGAGAACATGTCGCGCGTGAAGATGGGCGAGAACACCGGCAACGTCCACCCGCGCATGAACGAGTACTACAACGTCGCCGAACTCTCGATGGGCATGACCGCGGAGAAGGTCGCGGAGGAGTACGACGTCACCCGCGAGGCCCAGGACGAGTACGCCCTGCGCAGCCAGCAGCGCGCCGCCGAGGCGACCGAGTCCGGGCGTTTCTCCGACGAGATAATCCCCATCGACAACGGCGAGGAGACCGTCGACCGCGACGAGGGCATCCGCGCCGACACCTCCATCGAGGCGCTCCAGGGCCTCCCGACGGTGTTCAAGGCCGACGGGACGGTCACCCCCGGCAACGCCTCCCAGATAAGCGACGGCGCGGCCGGCCTGCTCGTCACGAGCAAGGCCTTCGCCGAGGACCACGGCCTCGACGTCATGGCCGAAATCGGCAACAACAGCGTCGCCGGCGTCGACCCCACCGTCATGGGCATCGGCCCCGTCCCGGCCGTCCGGAGCCTGCTCGACCGCACCGGCGGAAGCGTCGAGGACTACGACCTCGTCGAACTGAACGAGGCGTTCGCCAGCCAGTGTCTCTACTGCCAGCGCGAACTCGGCATCGACGACGAGAAGTACAACGTCAACGGCGGCGCCATCGCCCTCGGCCACCCGCTGGGCGCGAGCGGCGCGCGCCTGCCCGTCACGCTCCTCCACGAGATGCAGAAGCGCGACGCGAGCACAGGCCTCGCCACCGAGTGCGTCGGCTTCGGCCAGGGCGCGGCTATCGAGTTCAGCCGGTAG